DNA from Solirubrobacterales bacterium:
CAGAACATCACAATCTCGACCGGCACCAAGGTGGAGGCGGTCGAAACCGGCAAGTCGTCGGTCAAGGTCAAGTACGGGGACACCGAGTCCGAGGTCGACTACCTCTGCATCGCCGGCGGCCGGGCTCCCGATACCGAGGCACTGAGCCTCGGTGAAGCCGGGGTCGAGACCGAGAAGAACGGAAAGATCAAGGTGGACGACTACCAGCGGACGTCCAATCAGCGGATCTACGCGATCGGGGACCTGGTCGGGGAGAAGGCCCTTGCCCACAAGGCGTCGGAGGAGGGCGTGGTAGCCGTTGAGCACGCTGCCGGCGACGAGACCCATCCCATGGACGAGAACCTGGTCGCCGGGGCCACCTTCTGCCATCCCCAGGTCGCGAGCGTGGGCGTCACTGAGGCACAGGCGCGAGACGCCGGGCGCGAGATCAAGGTCGGGCGGTTCAAGCTCGGCGGGGTCGGCGCCGCGGCGGTCTACGACGACCGGGACGGCCTGGTGAAGATAGTCGCCGACGCCGAGTACGGGGAGATTCTCGGCGCGCACATCGTCGGCAACCGCGCCTGCGACATGATCAGCGAGCTGGTCGACACGATGGCGCTGGAGGGCGGCTACCAGGAACTGGCGCGGATAGTTCATCCGCATCCGACCATCTCAGAGGCCGTGCTCGACGCCGCCCGCGCGGTCGACGGCTGGGCGATCCACCAGTAGGCGGTGGCGGACAACCGTCACCCCGTCTTCTTCTACGACCTCGGCTCGCCTTACGCGTACCTGGCTGCCGAGCGGGTGAACGGACTGTTCGCGGAGGCTGCCGGCGAGCCCCCCGAGTGGCAGCCGATCCTGCTGGGCGCGCTGTTCAAGCGCTTCGGACGCGACTCGTGGGCGAATGGGCCCGACCGGGCCGCGGGGATGCGCGAGGTGGAGCGCCGCGCGTCCGCCCATGGACTGCCGCCGGTCAAGTGGCCGGAGCCCTTCC
Protein-coding regions in this window:
- the lpdA gene encoding dihydrolipoyl dehydrogenase, with the protein product MAERYDVIVIGGGPGGYVAAIRAAQLGQKTAVVEADKPGGRCLNYACIPAKTMLHTAELYDHALNDAELGIKVEGASLDWKALGARRAKVSEGLSGGVKFLWDKNKVALIAGEGTLTGDGNVKVGDDTYEAGAVVLATGSVAMAIPGVEFGERVVDTWGAWSLPEQPKKIAVVGAGASGAEIASAYGRFGTEVILIEMLDQILPAEDKDVAKVVERAFRKQNITISTGTKVEAVETGKSSVKVKYGDTESEVDYLCIAGGRAPDTEALSLGEAGVETEKNGKIKVDDYQRTSNQRIYAIGDLVGEKALAHKASEEGVVAVEHAAGDETHPMDENLVAGATFCHPQVASVGVTEAQARDAGREIKVGRFKLGGVGAAAVYDDRDGLVKIVADAEYGEILGAHIVGNRACDMISELVDTMALEGGYQELARIVHPHPTISEAVLDAARAVDGWAIHQ